In a single window of the Mesorhizobium shangrilense genome:
- the ettA gene encoding energy-dependent translational throttle protein EttA, which produces MARQFIYHMSGLNKAYGTKKVLENLHLSFYPDAKIGILGPNGAGKSTVLKIMAGIDKEFSGEAWLAEGATVGYLAQEPQLDATKNVFENIMEGLGKKTAIIERYNELMMNYSDETADESARLQDEMDRLNLWDLEQQVEMAMEALACPPKDADVTTLSGGERRRVALCKLLLSEPDLLLLDEPTNHLDAETTAWLEKHLRAYKGAVLLITHDRYFLDNVTGWILELDRGRGIPYEGNYTAYLEAKAKRLKQEGREDDARQRAISREREWIASSPKARQTKSKARIKAFEELLDQADKRRPTDTQIVIPHGERLGNVVIEVEDIDKGFGDQLLIEDLSFKLPPGGIVGVIGPNGAGKTTLFKMITGQEKPDAGSIRIGETVKLGYVDQSRDALDPNKTVWEEISGGAEVVKLGKFEANTRAYCSSFNFRGGDQQQKVGNLSGGQRNRVHLAKMLKTGGNVLLLDEPTNDLDTETLAALEDALESYAGCAVIISHDRMFLDRLATHILAFEGDSHVEWFEGNFEDYEKDKIRRLGPDAINPHRMTYKRLTR; this is translated from the coding sequence GTGGCACGCCAGTTCATCTATCACATGTCGGGTCTGAACAAGGCCTACGGCACCAAGAAGGTGCTCGAAAACCTTCACCTTTCCTTCTACCCGGACGCAAAGATCGGCATCCTGGGGCCGAACGGCGCCGGCAAGTCGACCGTGCTGAAGATCATGGCCGGCATCGACAAGGAATTCTCCGGCGAAGCCTGGCTCGCCGAGGGCGCCACAGTCGGCTATCTGGCGCAGGAGCCGCAACTCGACGCGACGAAGAACGTGTTCGAGAACATCATGGAGGGTCTGGGCAAGAAGACCGCCATCATCGAGCGCTACAACGAGCTGATGATGAACTACTCCGACGAGACGGCAGACGAGTCGGCAAGGCTCCAGGACGAGATGGATCGTCTCAACTTGTGGGATCTCGAGCAGCAGGTCGAGATGGCGATGGAAGCGCTGGCCTGCCCGCCGAAGGACGCCGACGTGACCACGCTTTCGGGCGGCGAGCGCCGGCGCGTGGCGCTGTGCAAGCTGCTTCTGTCCGAGCCGGACCTTCTCCTTCTCGACGAGCCGACCAACCATCTGGACGCCGAGACCACCGCGTGGCTTGAAAAGCATCTGCGCGCCTACAAGGGCGCCGTGCTGCTCATCACCCACGACCGCTACTTCCTCGACAACGTCACCGGCTGGATCCTCGAACTCGACCGTGGCCGCGGCATTCCCTACGAGGGGAACTACACCGCCTACCTCGAAGCCAAGGCCAAGCGCCTCAAGCAGGAGGGTCGCGAGGACGACGCCCGCCAGCGGGCGATCTCGCGCGAGCGCGAGTGGATCGCGTCGAGCCCCAAGGCCCGCCAGACCAAGTCGAAGGCCCGCATCAAGGCCTTCGAGGAACTGCTTGATCAGGCGGACAAGCGGCGTCCGACCGACACCCAGATCGTCATCCCGCACGGCGAGCGCCTGGGCAACGTCGTCATCGAGGTCGAAGACATCGACAAGGGCTTTGGCGACCAACTCCTCATAGAGGACCTGTCGTTCAAGCTGCCGCCCGGCGGCATCGTGGGCGTCATCGGCCCGAACGGCGCCGGCAAGACGACGCTGTTCAAGATGATCACCGGCCAGGAGAAGCCCGACGCCGGCTCGATCCGCATCGGCGAGACGGTCAAGCTCGGCTATGTCGACCAGAGCCGCGATGCGCTGGACCCGAACAAGACCGTGTGGGAGGAGATCTCCGGCGGCGCAGAGGTCGTAAAACTCGGAAAATTCGAGGCCAACACCCGCGCCTATTGCTCGTCCTTCAACTTCCGCGGCGGCGACCAGCAGCAGAAGGTCGGCAATCTCTCCGGCGGCCAGCGCAACCGCGTGCACCTCGCAAAGATGCTGAAGACCGGCGGCAACGTGCTGCTGCTCGACGAGCCGACCAACGACCTCGACACCGAGACGCTGGCTGCGCTGGAAGACGCCCTCGAGAGCTATGCCGGCTGCGCCGTGATCATCAGCCACGATCGTATGTTCCTCGATCGCCTGGCGACGCACATCCTGGCGTTCGAGGGCGACAGTCATGTCGAGTGGTTCGAAGGCAACTTCGAGGACTACGAGAAGGACAAGATCCGTCGCCTCGGACCGGATGCGATCAACCCGCACCGCATGACCTACAAGC
- a CDS encoding alpha/beta fold hydrolase — MGFDHQFGLVSTTGAELNLYVRKTDRPARGVVQINHGLAEHAARYARFADYLAGRGYHSYAHDHRGHGHTKAQDAPLGRFAAANGDAQVVADIAAVHDRIAEDHPGLPVIVFGHSMGGLVATSFLIRHSDRAHAAAIWNANFSADVMGRVAQAVLAWERFRLGSDVPSRVLPRLTFQDWGRKVPGHRTPFDWLSRDPAEVEKYIADPLCGWDASVSMWLDVFRFVFAGADDRNFSRIRRDLPINLVGGEHDPGSDGGKAITAFAKRLERMGFSNLVSRIYPQTRHESLNELNRDIIMADFADWLDKVCRPEATGSEPGRLSGSAGA, encoded by the coding sequence ATGGGTTTCGACCATCAGTTCGGGCTCGTTTCGACGACGGGGGCTGAGCTCAATCTCTATGTACGAAAGACTGATCGTCCTGCGCGCGGCGTGGTGCAGATCAACCACGGGCTTGCCGAGCACGCCGCCCGCTACGCCCGCTTCGCGGACTACCTCGCCGGCCGCGGTTACCATTCCTACGCGCACGACCATCGCGGCCACGGCCACACGAAAGCACAGGACGCGCCGCTCGGGCGGTTTGCGGCAGCCAACGGCGACGCGCAGGTGGTTGCCGACATCGCCGCTGTCCACGACCGCATCGCCGAGGACCACCCCGGCCTGCCGGTGATCGTCTTCGGACATTCGATGGGTGGCCTCGTGGCGACAAGCTTCCTGATCCGGCATTCCGACCGCGCGCATGCCGCAGCGATCTGGAACGCCAATTTTTCCGCAGACGTCATGGGGCGCGTGGCGCAGGCGGTGCTGGCCTGGGAGAGATTCCGCCTGGGCTCCGACGTGCCCTCGCGCGTGCTCCCCCGGCTCACGTTCCAGGATTGGGGGCGTAAGGTGCCGGGCCACCGTACGCCATTCGACTGGCTGTCGCGCGATCCGGCCGAGGTGGAGAAATACATCGCCGATCCGCTGTGCGGCTGGGATGCTTCGGTATCGATGTGGCTGGATGTGTTTCGCTTCGTCTTCGCCGGCGCCGACGATCGCAACTTCTCCCGCATCCGCCGCGATCTCCCGATCAATCTCGTCGGTGGCGAACACGATCCCGGCAGCGACGGGGGCAAGGCGATCACAGCCTTCGCGAAACGGCTGGAGCGAATGGGCTTTTCGAATCTGGTTTCAAGGATTTACCCGCAAACCCGGCACGAATCCCTGAACGAGTTGAATCGGGACATCATCATGGCCGACTTCGCCGACTGGCTGGACAAGGTGTGCCGACCGGAAGCAACCGGATCCGAGCCTGGCCGGCTGTCCGGTAGCGCAGGGGCTTGA
- a CDS encoding CaiB/BaiF CoA transferase family protein: MSEAPLKGIRVIELARILAGPWAGQMLADLGADVIKVENPDGGDDTRKWGPPFAMSHDGENLSAAYYHACNRGKRSIAIDFSTPEGAETVKKLVATADVLIENFKLGGLKKYGLDYESLRKINPRLVYCSITGFGQTGPYAPRAGYDFIIQGMAGMMSITGEPGREPQKAGVAIADIFTGLYSVIAIQAALRHAETTGQGQHIDMALFDSQISILGNQNLNYLVSGNSPIQMGNAHMNIAPYEVLPVKDGHIILAVGNDGQFKKFCAIVGLDDLTTQPEFATNPARVTNRTALRERIVEALKDWPRAALLASLEQTGVPASPINTIGEMFADPQAVARGMRMDLDDGRGNMLPSVRAPMIMSETPLAYERPSPRLGEHTAEILAELEEKA; the protein is encoded by the coding sequence ATGTCTGAAGCGCCGCTCAAGGGCATCCGTGTCATCGAACTCGCGCGCATCCTCGCCGGTCCATGGGCCGGCCAGATGCTGGCCGATCTCGGAGCCGACGTCATCAAGGTGGAGAACCCCGATGGCGGCGACGACACGCGCAAATGGGGCCCGCCCTTCGCCATGAGCCATGACGGCGAGAACCTCTCGGCCGCCTACTATCATGCGTGCAACCGCGGCAAGCGCTCGATTGCAATCGATTTCTCCACGCCAGAGGGCGCAGAGACGGTGAAAAAGCTCGTCGCGACAGCCGACGTCCTGATCGAGAACTTCAAGCTTGGCGGCCTCAAGAAATACGGGCTCGACTACGAGAGCCTGCGCAAGATCAATCCCAGGCTCGTCTACTGCTCGATCACCGGGTTCGGACAGACGGGTCCCTACGCGCCGCGCGCCGGATACGACTTCATCATCCAGGGCATGGCCGGCATGATGTCCATCACCGGCGAGCCCGGTCGCGAGCCGCAGAAGGCGGGCGTCGCCATCGCCGACATCTTCACCGGCCTCTATTCCGTCATCGCCATCCAGGCCGCCCTGCGCCACGCCGAGACGACCGGACAGGGCCAGCACATCGACATGGCGCTGTTCGATTCCCAGATCTCGATCCTCGGCAACCAGAACCTCAATTACCTGGTCTCGGGCAATTCGCCCATCCAGATGGGCAACGCCCACATGAACATCGCACCCTATGAAGTGCTGCCGGTGAAGGACGGCCACATCATCCTTGCCGTGGGCAATGACGGGCAGTTCAAGAAGTTCTGCGCCATTGTTGGGCTGGACGACCTCACGACCCAGCCGGAATTTGCGACCAACCCGGCGCGGGTGACGAACAGGACCGCGCTGCGGGAGCGCATCGTCGAGGCGCTGAAGGACTGGCCCCGCGCCGCGCTGCTCGCCAGTCTCGAACAAACCGGCGTGCCGGCCAGCCCCATCAACACGATCGGCGAGATGTTCGCTGATCCGCAGGCCGTCGCGCGGGGCATGCGCATGGATCTCGACGACGGGCGCGGCAACATGCTGCCTTCGGTGCGTGCTCCGATGATCATGTCGGAAACGCCGCTCGCCTATGAGCGCCCCTCGCCGCGGCTCGGCGAGCACACGGCGGAAATCCTTGCCGAACTGGAGGAGAAGGCATGA